Genomic DNA from Cardiobacteriaceae bacterium TAE3-ERU3:
TGATGTTGAGCGCTGGGTGGTAAAAATTGGCAGTGCGATGCTCACAGGCGGCGTTGGTATTGATAAAGCGGCACTCGCTGATTGGACGGCACAAATGGCTGCGCTGCAACGTGCTGGTAAGCAGGTCGTGGTGGTCTCATCTGGCGCAATTGCAGTCGGTATCCAGGAACTTGGCTGGACGAGCCGCCCCAGTGAATTGAGCCGCTTACAAACCGCAGCCGCAGTTGGGCAGATGCGTCTCACTTATGCATGGCAGGAAGCATTTGCGCGTCATGGCGTGCAAGTTGCACAAGTCTTGCTTACCCATGATGACGCGGCTGATCGCAAGCGCTATCTCAATGCCCGCTCAACTTTGCAAACCATGTGCCAACTCGGCATCGTACCGGTGATTAATGAAAATGACACCGTGTCGTATGACGAGATTCGCTTTGGCGATAACGATAACCTTGGTGCGATGGTCGCCAATATTACCGCCGCTGGTGCCTATATCATCCTTACCGATCAGCAGGGCATGTACAACAAAAACCCTGCTGAATACAGCGATGCGCAATTGATTGAACAGGCTGACGCTAATGATCATAGCTTGCTTGATATGGCGGGTAAGCGCGGTGGGGCACTGGGTTCTGGTGGTATGTTTACCAAGGTATTGGCGGCGCAAAAAGCCGCGCGCTCAGGTACGCATACTTTGCTCGCCTTTGGTCGAGAACCTGATGTCATCGCGCGCCTCGCTGCTGGTGAATCGTTGGGTACATGGTTTGTTGCCGGGAATGATGCGCAGCATGCGCGCAAGCAATGGCTTGGCAGTCAGTTGCAGGTGCAGGGGCGTTTGGTGCTTGATGCCGGTGCGGTAAGCGCGCTGACTCAAGCAGGGAAAAGCTTGCTTGCCGTTGGCGTTACCGCAGTTGAAGGCAGTTTTGCGCGTGGTGCGTTGCTTGAGTGCGTCAGCCAAAGTGGTGAAGCTGTTGCGCGCGGTCTGACCAATTACAGCAGCGAAGATTGTCGTGAACTGCTCGGTAAGCACAGCGATGAAGCCGCAGAACTACTGATTCATGGGCAGGCGCTTATTCACCGCGATAACCTTGTTTTAGCCTGAGTAAAACCTAGTTAGGTTGTTGTTAAAAAAATAAAATAAGACTATTTTTGTATTAAATTAACTTTATGTTATAAACTGTAGTTTTTATAAAAATCGATTGTTTGCTCCAGTGCTTATTGATACATTGACATTTGTCAATTTAAGCGAGGGTAGCATCATGACACATAAAACATTAGGCACAACATTGAGCACGACCATGCAGACGTTAGCTGTTCGTGCTATTTCCATTTCTATGGGCTTTGTCTTTTTTACAGGCGGTTGGCGCCGTTTTTACAATGCACCGGCAAAGCACGATATTGAAAGCCCGGCACACTTGGCGAACAAGCTGGTCGCAGCGGCACCTGGTTCACCGATTGAGGGCTCGGTGCATTGGGTGCTGTACAATCCGTGGGCGGCAGAATGGTCAACCTACATGATGTCGACAGCAGAAATCGCGGTTGGTGCTTGTCTGATGCTCGGTTTACTGACGCGGTTAGCAGCAGTTGGCTCAGCCATAATCAACATCTGTCTGATGCTCATTTTTGGCTGGATGGGCTATGAATGCCTTGATGAGTGGACGATGGCGGCATTGGGTTTTGCCATCTCGGTAACCATCATGCTGACCGGTAGTGGTACTTGCTCAATCGACTCTGCCATGGGGCGCGATTGGTTTGCGCGTTTCTTTAGGCCATTACCCGTGCAAGCGACATTGGTCGTTGCTTCTGTGCTGATGACGGTCGGGTTCTATAGCTATTACTTTGGCTTCTTTAATTTCCAGAAGCGTACCAGTACCCATCAATACAGTATCGTCGCTGAGCCGGTCTCAGGCATGAATGACCGGATTACGCTGTACGTCAATGCCGGTGGTTCATCTACTGCTGCATACGTCAGAGAAATCACCTTTGACTTGCTAAATGGTGAACAGGTCGTTCAACAGCCGGATGAAATTCAGGTACTGCGCAGCCACTTTGCGCCGTGGTCACATTCCGGTAAAGTCGTTGACGGTACACTCAAGCTGCGCCTTGGCTCTAAAACCGATATCGCCATCCCTGAAGGTGCTGTTGGTGCAACGGTAGACATTATTGATGCGAAAAAAGATCCGGTATTGAGTTGGTAACATGCGTGGATATATCGGGTGTTAACCTGAATCCATAAAACCAATACTTTCTACTATGGTTATTTGGAAGCCCCGCCTACGCGGGGTTTTCTATTACTGTGTGATTTGATATAAGTCATGGGTTATATACTTAGAGCCTGCTAGGCTACGCTTTTTCATCCGGAGGCACTCATGAACAACGCGCTGTTTGCGCTGGGATTCCGCATTTTCTTTGCCAGTTCGGCGGTATTTGCCGTACTGACGATGACGTGGTGGATGGGCATTTTCGGATTTGGTATTGGTGCGGGCAAGCTGAATATGGCACCATTGTATTGGCATGGTCATGAGATGGTCTTTGGTTACAGCATGGCTGTTGTGGCTGGATTCCTGCTTACCGCAGTGCAGAATTGGACCAAGCAACCGATGCCGCACGGGCGTGCGCTGTTTGTCATATGGCTACCGTGGCTATTGGCGCGACTGTTGTTTGCCTTTGGCACATGGATTGGCTTGGCGATGGCGCTTGATGTGCTATTTGGCTGCTTGCTGGTCTATGCGGTAGGTAAGCCGGTCTTTGCGGTCAAGCAGTGGCGGCAAATGGGTATATTGTCGAAGCTGGTGTTAATGGTGATCGCGAACTTGCTATTTATTGCTGGCACCTATCGCTGGTTGGCTTTGGGGCAGCACTGGGGACTGTATCTCGGTGTATTTGTCATCCTCGCGCTGCTGTTGACCATTGGACGGCGCGTTACGCCATTTTTTATTCAAAATGCGACTGGTGCGACACTGCGTAATAGTGCTTTGGTTGACCGCTTGAGCCTGTTCAGCTTCTTCGCTTTCTTTGTTTTGGAAGTGTTTACACCGTGGCACACGCTGGCTTCATGGTGTGCGCTCGCTGCAGCGTTGGCAAATGGTTATCGCTTGATCGGCTGGCATACGCCAAAATTGTGGCGCATACCGCTGTTGTGGAGTATGTATTTGTCGCTGTGGGCGGTGGTTGCCGGATTCCTGATGTATTTCCTGCGCCTGTGGTTGCCGATTGCACCATCTCTGGCGATGCATATGCTCGCGCTCGGCGGCATTGGCATCATGACCTTTTCGATGATCGGGCGGGTTAGCCTCGGGCATACCGGGCGCAATATTCACGCACCGCCGAAGCGCTTGGTGATTGGTTTTTATCTGCTGCTGTTAGCATTGCTGTTCCGCGTGATCATGCCATTGTTCTTGCCGTCTCAATATTTGGTGTGGATGATCCACGCACAAGCATTGTGGATCATCGCATTCATATTAATGGTCACGGCTTATGCGCGGATTTGGGCGACGCCACGTCCTGACGGTCGCCCCGGTTAAAAGGCTCAATTGAAGGCTGAGAGTAGCGTCTGTCCGTAGAACAATACGACGATAGCGGCAATAGCCAAAGCAATGCCGATTGCGTTAATCGCGCGTACGCGCTCACGGAATAGTACTGCACCGACCAAAGTACCAAGGCAGATAACGCCAAGGTTCATGCCGGCAAAGACCAGTGAAGGGTCTTCTTTCATCGCCTGATGTGCGCGGATGTAAAACAGAATATTGGCGAAATTCAGTCCGCCGAGAATGATGCCGGCGATGAGATCGCGTGCAGACCAGCGTTGCCCTTTAATTGCGAGGTAAATGAACATGCAGATACCGGCAAGCACAAAGCTGACAAACAGTATTGCGGAAAAACCAGCACCGGTTTTGGCCATTTGCTTGAACAAAATATCAATCACGCCATAGCCAGTCCACACGCCGAACAGCAGTAATGCACTACGCAGCAGGTTTGTGCCGCTGCCACTACCAGACTTTCCTCCATAAACTAGTGCGCAAAGGGCGATAAAGGCGAGCACGATACCGGTTAATTTGATACCAGTCAGCGGTTCACCAAACAAGGTAAATGCCGCAAGAATTGGCAGGAACAATGACAGGCGCTGCGCTGCGTCGGATTTAACGATTCCCACGTTCGCGACCGCTTTGCCCATGATGATGAATACGCTGGGCAGTAATACGCCAAGTGTGGCAAAGATTGGCCAATTCGCTACCAGCACTTCACTGTTGGCAAAAGACGGGCGCAGGAACAGCCAGCAGCAAACTGTCGCAACAACATAGTTGATCGCGATGGCGTGGCTAATGGCGAAGCCTTGGCGGCGGGCAACTTTGAGCAATATCGAGACGCTGACGCTGGCGAGTACCGCAAGAATGAGAAACTGCATGGTGAATATAATCCCAAAAACGCGTGAGCATAAATCGTTTTGATGGTATTGACAAACATTATCAATAAGGGAATTGGATTGCCAAGTGGATAAGATCATGGATTTTATTGATTAAAGTTTTACAATGCGCACTTTGCGCAATTCAAACACAGAGGCAAAAATGATTGAAGATCTTCATCTTAAGATACGCGAAATCAAGCACGAGGATTATCCGCAGATTAAATCGTTGATGGACCGTGTTTATTACGACATTGGCGGTGCATGGCCGCAGCACACCATCGAGCAACTGGTTGATGAGTTCCCGGAAGGGCAGATTGCGCTGTTTGACCATGAGCGCCTAATCGGCATGGTGCTGTCGGTGCAAGTAGACTATAAGACGTTTTCTAACCCGCATACTTATGACGACTTGGTCGATCAGCGTGAACGTGTGCGCAATAATCCTGAAGGTGATGCGATTTACGGACTCGATGCACTGATTGACCCGGATTACCGCGGTTATCGCTTGGGTCGTCGCTTGTATGACGCGCGCAAAGAGCTTTGCCGTCAGCATAACTTCCGCGCGATCCTGACTGGCGGACGGATGCCGAACTATCATCAAGAGAGCGAGATGACGCCCGCTGAGTACATCGAAGCGGTCAGTAGCCGTGAGATTTACGATCCGGCGCTGTCATTCCAGCTGGCCAACGATTTTATCGTCAAGCGCGTCTTGCACAAATACTTACCGGAAGACGACAAGTCCAAAGGTTTTGCGACTTTGCTTGAGTGGAACAACATCTACTACGAGCCGCAGGATTACAGTACCCAGACGCGCAAATCGAGTGTACGGATTGGCGGTATTCAGTGGCAGATGCGCGAAGTCGAATCTCCAGAAGAACTGCTGCAACAGGTCGAGTTCTTCGTCGACGTCATGGCCGATTACAACGCTGACTTCGCTTTGTTGCCAGAGTTTTTCAATGCGCCATTGATGGGGCTGTGCGACTCGACTGACCAAAACGTCGCGATTCGCTTCCTCGCCGGCTTTACCGAGCAATTCCGCGACGCGATGTCGCATATGGCGGTGAGCTATAACGTCAACGTCATCACCGGCTCAATGCCACTGCTTGAGGATGACACGCTGTATAACGTTAGCTATCTGTGCCGCCGCGATGGTACGGTTGAAGAGCAGCGCAAAATCCACATCACGCCACACGAACGCAGTGCATGGGTTATTGAAGGCGGCAACAGCGTACGTGTGTTTGATACCGACGCCGGGCGCATCGGCATTCTGATTTGCTACGATTCCGAATTCCCTGAACTGGCGCGCCTGATGGCACTGGAAGGCATGGAAATTCTCTTTATTCCATTCTGGACAGACACCAAGAACAGCTATCTTCGTGTACGCCACTGCGCCCAAGCACGCGCGATTGAAAATGAATGTTACGTGATGATTTGCGGTAGTGTCGGTAACTTGCCACAGGTTGAAAGCCTCGACATTCAGTACGCACAGTCGTCGATCTTCTCGCCTTCGGACTTCCCGTTCCCGCATGACGCCATCATGGCGGAAACCACGCCAAACACCGAGATGATTTTCTTCTCAGATGTGGACTTGGACAAGCTCAAGCACGTCCGCGCAGAAGGATCGGTACGCAACTTGAAGGATCGCCGTAGCGATTTGTTCAGCGTCAGCTGGACCGGTAAAAAAGAAGCGTCAGACCGTAAATACGACGAAGAGTAAAACGGCATTGACGTCATGAGGCAATAACGGGGCAATTTATGAGTATCACCAGACGCGACTTTCTCAACGGCTTTGCTTTGACGGTTGGTGCGGGATTGACCCCGTGGCAGCAGCTCATGGCGCAAGAGCAATCTGCACAAGCGGCGGGGAAATATTATCCGCCGTCGCTGACCGGGCTGCGCGGCAACCATCCTGGCAGTAACGACATCACCCATCCGATCGCCTTTGGTGCGCTTCAAGTAGATATGGACGGTTTACCAGTTAGCGAAGATTATGATCTTGTGGTTGCCGGTGCTGGGATCAGTGGCTTGGCGGCTGCATGGTTTTACCGCAAGAAATTCCCCGATGCCAAAATCCTGATTCTGGATAACCACGATGACTTTGGCGGCCATGCCAAGCGCAATGAGCTGGGCGAGGGCGACAACTTCCGCATCACCTATGGCGGCAGTGAATCACTCGACAGTCCCAAAGCGCATTTCAGTAACGTGGTTGAGGATTTTCTCGCGGATTTGGGCGTTGATTACCAGCGCTTCAATACCTACTTTGATGACGAACTTTATGCCGATCAAGGTCTGAGCGCGGGTGTGTTCTTTGATGCGGCCAACTTTGGCGAGAACCACGTTGCCAAAGGTGAACCATTCTTTGGTGAAGCTGATCCCGCTGAGGCGATTGCCAATTTCCCATTGAGCGAGAGCGACAAGCAAGCATTGCTGGCACTGTTCAACGAACCGGAAAATTATTTGCCGGAAATGAGTGCCGCAGAGGTCGAGGCCTATCTCGGCACAATCAGTTACGACACATTTTTGCAAAAGCACGTCGGTTTGTCGGCGAAAGCACGGCGTTATTTCCAGTCGTACTCTTGTGATGTGTGGGGCTATCCGATAGATGGGCGTGCCGCACTTGAAGGCTATTACGACGGCTATCCTGGCTTTGATGCAATGCCGATGCCAGTGCTTGACGACGAGGAAGAGCCGTATATTTACCACTTCCCCGATGGCAACGCTTCGGTCGCACGTATGCTGGTGCGGGCAATGATTCCCGGTGTTGCGCCGGGTGAGACGATGGAAGACATCGTCCTCGCGCCGTTTGACTACAGCAAGCTCGACCAGCAAGCAAACAACGTACGCCTACGCGTCAATGCCACGGTCGCCGATGTGCGCAACCGCGATGGCGGTGTAGACGTACTTTATTTTCAGGACAATAAAGAGCCGGTGCGCGTGCGCAGCAAGCATTGTGTGATGGCCTGCTATCACCGCATGATGCCGAGCTTGATGAAAGAAATTGGCGAAGAGCAGCGTGCGGCGCTTGATCTGAACGTCAAAACGCCGATGATCTATACCAAAGTTCTGCTGAAAAACTGGCAGGCATTTAAGGATATGGGCGTGTATACGTTTTATTGCCCGACCGCGCCATATTGCTTGGTGCAGCTCGATTATCCGGTCAATATGGGCGGCTATGAATGCCCGAAGAACCCCGAGCAAGCGATCGTTGTGCACATGGTACGCACGCCTTCGCCATATGGCACCATGGCGGGTATCCGCGATACCGCTAGCCTTGGCCGCAAGCTGGTTTACGGCTTGCCGTTTGAAGCATTGGAAGCTGAAGCACTGAATCAGCTTGATGCGATGCTTTCAACAGTTGGGCAAAGTGCGCGACCATTGGTCGAAGCGATTACCATCAACCGCTGGGCGCATGGTTACAGCCACGAAACCGCGATGCTGGCCGATGATCTCGACGCAGTCGACGGCATACTGAATACAGCGCATGCGCCGATTGGCAACGTCCATATTGCCAATTCGGATTCCGGCTGGAGTGCGTATATGCACACCGCCATTGATCAGGCGTGGCGGGCGGTAGAGGAAATACAGGCTTAATTGTTTTATGTACAATATATGGTGTTTAAATTATTTTTTAAATCTATATATTGTGCTTTCTGTGCTGATTTCTTTAGCCAGTTAACAAAATGGCAGGTATAATGGCGCTCTTTTGCCAAGCCACAATATTGGCAATTGACAAGATATTTTAATTTTATCAGGAGTGCGCCATGCCTTATCCTTACCTCGTCGCCGATGTTGGCGGCACCAATGCCCGTTTTGCACTGGTCGATGAATATGGCGAGCTGAGCCATATTGACAGGCTGGCAACTGCCGATTTTCCAACCCTTGAAGCAGCGATCCGCGCTTATCTTGAACCGCTGAATGTGCAAGTCGTGCATGCGGGCATTGCGATCGCCAACCCTGTTACTGGTGACGAAGTGCGCATGACCAATCACCATTGGTCATTTTCCATTCGTGGCATGCAAGCCTCGCTCGGCTTTGATACCTTGCACGTGATTAATGATTTCACCGCGCAGGCATTGTCGATCTTACAGATTAAAGACAGCGAACTGCGCCAAATTTGCGCCGGTCACGCAGCGGCCGATGCGCCTAAAGTCGTAATTGGTCCGGGCACCGGACTCGGTGTATCCGGGTTGATTCCCGATGGGCGTGGGCAATGGATTGCCTTGGCGGGTGAGGGAGGGCATGCCAGCTTTGCACCGCGTAGCGCCGCAGAAGGGCGCATCTTTGCCTATGCGCGCAAACATTTTCCCGATCATGTCTCGGCCGAGCGCCTGATTTGCGGTAGTGGACTGGCATTGATTGATGCAGCCTTGGCGGCAGAAAATGGCATAGTGCAACAGCGCAGTCCAGCTGAAGTGACAGCAGCGGCATTGGCTGGTGAAGCGCGGGCGCTTAGCTCGGTCAATCACTTTTCGGCGATGCTGGCCACGATCGCCTCGGATGTCGCGTTAACGCTTGGTGCGCACGGCGGCGTGTATCTCTGCGGTGGTATCTTGCCGCGCATTGTCGATTTGTTTGTCGCCAGTCCGTTTGCTGAGCGTTTTAGCGATAAGGGCCGCTTTGGTGACTATCTTGCGGATGTGCCGGTCTGGTTGGTAATGGACGCACAAGAGCCGGGATTAAGTGGTGCGGCAATTGCCTTGCAGCAAGTATTGAATGGCCGTGCATGAGTGATGCTCAGCGTCATGCAGGGGTAATCCAAACTGCGTTGCTGAGTATTGTCGGCAATACGCTGCTGGCGATCATCAAAGGCGTGGCAGGATTTTTCGGCCATTCGCATGCGCTTATTGCCGATGCGATTGAATCGACCACAGACGTCTTTTCTTCGGTTTTACTGTTGTTTGGGCTGCGCTTTTCACAACGCCCCGCAGATGACAATCATCCTTACGGCCACGGCCGAGCTGAATCACTGGCGACTTTTGTGATCGTCGGCTTTTTACTTACCTCGGCGACCATTATCGTCATTGAAAGTATCCATCAAATCATTACGCCGCATCAAATGCCCGCACCGTTTACATTGTGGATATTGGCGGGCGTGGTGATTGCCAAAGAAACCTTGTTCCGAATCTTTGTACGCCGTGGTGCGGCGCATGAAAGCAGTGCACTGACTGCTGAGGCGTGGCATCATCGCAGCGATGCGCTGACGTCATTGGCCGCATTCATTGGTATCAGCGTCGCGCTGGTAATGGGCAAAGGCTGGGAAGCAGCTGATGATTGGGCGGCATTGTTTGCTGCGGCGATTATTTACTTCAATGCGTGGCGGATTTTTCGTCCGGCTTTAGGTGAGGTAATGGATGAAGACAATCACGAAGACTTGCGCCATAGCATCATCGCGATTGCCGCTGCGGCACCGGGCGTGGTTCAGGTTCGCGATTGCCTGATCCGCAAAATGGGCAGCGAGTATATTGTCGACTTGCACATTATCGTTCCTGCAACGTGGCGAGTTGGTGACGCGTGTCATGCCAATGACCACTTGCGTACGCAGATTCTGCACAGTAACCCGCGTATCGCGAGGGTATTCATTGAAGTGTGTTCGGATGATCCTGACTGCTGATTGTATCGGCTTAAATACTATCCGCGATCTGCTTTAGTGTCTGTCGTGAGGATATACAGGTATAGCCAAACACTTTTAAACTTCATGCTGCGTTGCATTGTTTTGCCGTACTACTTGTACTGTCTGCGCCAATGCGCCTTGTATGAAATGTAAAATTGCTTCACTATAAATCCTGATTATTCGACAAAATGATTGTGTGATAAATGGGGCATTTATAAAAAAATCTAAGAAAGTGCACATAACTCAAATCATTTAATATCTGATAGGAAAATAAGAATTCGATGAATTTACTGCTACTTACGTCTGTAACTCTGGAAGAGATAGGATTATTGTAATCATCCGTAGTTTTAATTTTGGAGGTTTAAAATGGGGAACGTGCTATATCGTTGTGCCTGGGCAAATAATCATCCTTTAGAAACGGAATATCATGATGCTGAATGGGGAATACCAATTAATGATGATAGATTATTTTTTGAGATGTTAACGTTAGAAAGTGCTCAATCAGGGTTAAGCTGGTTAACTATTTTAAAAAAACGTGAAGGGTTCAGGCAAGCTTTTGATAATTTTGAAATCGAAAAAGTTGCAGAATATAAGGATGAAAAAGTTTTATCTTTATTAGACGATACTCGGGTTATTCGCCATAAACAAAAAATATTGGCAACCATAAATAATGCTAAATGTATTTTGGCATTACAGTCTGAATACGGCAGTTTCTCTTCTTATTTGTGGAAGTTTGTTGATAACCAACCTATTATAAATTGTTGGGAAAATGAACAAGAAATACCTGCATCCACACAGTTATCTGATTTGATAAGCAAAGAGCTTAAACAAAAAGGATTTAAATTTTTCGGAACGACAACTTGTTATGCTTTTATGCAAGCTACAGGAATAGTTAATGATCACGTTGTTGATTGTTTTAGATTTAACGACAATCAAAGAGTGTAAATTCCCAAAAATAGCACAGTTTGGAAGTAGAATTTCTTTCAAGCAGAGGCAACGCTGTTTTAACTTTTTATGAATGGCTAGCCAGGTACGGCGGTATGACAGTCTCTGATGCCCTACGTCCGCACTTCTACATTTATGTGCTGTAACCGTTTTTCTGGAATGAGACTGTAAACGCTATACACGCGCAAAAAAGCCGGGCATTGCGCCCGGCTTTTGTGCGTGTCAGCAGGATTGAAATTACTGCTGTGGCAAAGGCATTACGTTACCGTTAAGCTCAATACCGTCGTCGGTATTTTCGATGTGCAGGACGTAGTCGCTGCCTTCTTTAACCACGTAGCCTGCAGTCATCGCCATCATGCCTTCCATGCCAGTGGCTTGAATCAGGCTTTCGGGTACGGTCAGCTTGATGTCGAAATCAAAGCTCTGCTGTAGCAGGTTGATCATGGCAGTTGGTTGCTGACTATCCATGGCTGCTTGCCATTGCTGTACGTCAGTAACTGCATCATCTTTGGCCTTGATGTCTGCGACGAAGGTTGCGTCACCTTGGTCAGTATTAAAGGCAATATCAATATCCAGCTCTGTTTGGTTGTTCGCCATGTCGCTAATCAAGCTCTGCATATTTTGCTGCAGGCGCTCTTGATCCTGAGTTTCAGTAATAGCTGGCAGCTCGTAATTGACGAGTTTGAAAGCATCAGCAGACAGGTTTTCAAAGCTTGCTTTAATTTCAATATTTTCAATTTCCAGACCAACCATGCCGGTCAGGTTGCGGATGCTTTCGCCATTGACGTCGACATTAATGCCACCGCTGAAATCATAGAGGTCGCCATCTTTTTCTGCATCAGTGTCGTAGCGGATGCTGTCGATGATGATTGGTGAAGGCATGGTGTCGTCTTTGATCTGAATATTGTCAAAGACGAATTCCTGCTCACCAATGAATGTGCCAAGCTCATCATCAAAGTGGATGTCGTCACCTTTACCTTGAACACCGTCAATGGTGATCAGCATGTTGTCTTCGCTGTTTTCGATTTTGATTGGCGATGTTTTCAGGGTCAGATCGCCGTCTTCGGTCAGCTCGTAGTTAGCCGTTAGTGGGTGGAAGGTAACTGTTGAGCCTGCAGGTTGCTCTTCAGATTGTGCGGCTTCATCTGATGGTGCGTTGGTGATGGTGAGTTTGCCGAATGCCAGCTCTACTTTACCTGCACCATCAGCCAGTGAGCTTTCATTGCTTTGTGAGGTCAGGTTGAGGCCGTCAAATTGAACGGTTTCTCCATCTTCATTGAACTCAAATGGCTTGATTTGTACCAGCTGATTGATTCTGCCATCGTTATATAGGTCTGAAGTGATGGCAAGGTATTCCAGTGCTTTGTTGAGCTTTTCTACGTCTTGGTGGTCTGCAACATCAAGCAAGTTCTTGAGGTCTTCATTGGGCACAACTTCTCCGTTGATACGGGCAAGAATACCTTCGTTGCTCAATTCATCGTTGAAGATAATGTTGTCTTTCATTTCCAGTACGATATCTGGATTTTCGCCTTCTTCAAGGTATGCCGAGTTGCGGGTGATGGTCACTTTGCTGACAGCATTCAAGCCCGTCTCAGTTGCTTGGTAGTCACCTGTTTCAACCGTGATGGATTGCAATACTGGTGACTGACTGAAAAAGCGCTGATAGGTTTGCGTGGTGATTTTGTCCAGATTAGCAATGCGTGCTTTGACTTGCTCAGCCTGCGCTTGCATTTCCATATCAGCGGCTTGGGCTTGGCTGATCAGTAGTGGCGTCGATACGCTACCGAGGCCGAGTAATACTGCAGCAGTAAGGTTGCGGATTTTCATCTCTAAACTCCTTGGATGATAAAAATTATTGGTGGATATATTAAACAAAATTGACGGCAAAAGATGATATTTCTCAGAATGGTAAGGGAGCATTCAGATCGAGAAGCTGATTTTGAGGAGTGTGGATGCTGAGTGCGGCAGCGTGCAAGTGCAAGCGTGCTTCGTATTTGTCGCTTTCGTGGCCGTAGAGATTATCGCCGATGATCGGATGGCCGATAGCCATGAGATGCACGCGAAGCTGATGGCTGCGTCCGGTATGTGGGGTGAGCCGGACGCGGCTGCGGCCATCACCGCTGGCGATGACCTCATAATGGGTCAGCGCAGGTTTGCCCGTCTCATAGCAAACTTTTTGCCGCGGGCGATTTGGCCAATCGGCAATCAGTGGCAGCGCAATACTGCCAACTTGCGGTTCAGGGCAGTCGTGAACAATAGCGTAGTAGGTTTTCTCGACACGACGCTCTTCAAATTGACGTTTGTAATGGCGCTCAGCATCTTTGTGCTTGGCAATCAGCATCAGGCCGGATGTGCACATATCAAGGCGGTGAATAGCGATAGCACCGGGGCATATGGCGGCAATGCGGCTTTGCGCGCTGTCGGCTTTTTCCGGTCCGCGCCCGGGTACGGATAATAGCCCGGCTGGCTTATCAACGGCGACGATGTCGTCGTCTTCATAAATCACGGGGATATCGTAGTGCTTAGTCATCTTCGGCTTTGATGGTTCTGTCGAGTAAGCTGAGGATGGCTTCTTTGAGTGAGGCTTCACCAGAAAGAATGGCGTGCAGGTGGGTGGTGATCGGCATGCGAACGCCAAGGCGGTTGGCGAGTATCCATGTGTCGAAGGTTGCGCCTTCTCCCTCGACGACTTGTCCAATCTCGGCTTTGGCTTGCTCGGGTGTAATGCCTTTGCC
This window encodes:
- the proB gene encoding glutamate 5-kinase, giving the protein MTTLISERSQLADVERWVVKIGSAMLTGGVGIDKAALADWTAQMAALQRAGKQVVVVSSGAIAVGIQELGWTSRPSELSRLQTAAAVGQMRLTYAWQEAFARHGVQVAQVLLTHDDAADRKRYLNARSTLQTMCQLGIVPVINENDTVSYDEIRFGDNDNLGAMVANITAAGAYIILTDQQGMYNKNPAEYSDAQLIEQADANDHSLLDMAGKRGGALGSGGMFTKVLAAQKAARSGTHTLLAFGREPDVIARLAAGESLGTWFVAGNDAQHARKQWLGSQLQVQGRLVLDAGAVSALTQAGKSLLAVGVTAVEGSFARGALLECVSQSGEAVARGLTNYSSEDCRELLGKHSDEAAELLIHGQALIHRDNLVLA
- a CDS encoding DoxX family membrane protein; amino-acid sequence: MTHKTLGTTLSTTMQTLAVRAISISMGFVFFTGGWRRFYNAPAKHDIESPAHLANKLVAAAPGSPIEGSVHWVLYNPWAAEWSTYMMSTAEIAVGACLMLGLLTRLAAVGSAIINICLMLIFGWMGYECLDEWTMAALGFAISVTIMLTGSGTCSIDSAMGRDWFARFFRPLPVQATLVVASVLMTVGFYSYYFGFFNFQKRTSTHQYSIVAEPVSGMNDRITLYVNAGGSSTAAYVREITFDLLNGEQVVQQPDEIQVLRSHFAPWSHSGKVVDGTLKLRLGSKTDIAIPEGAVGATVDIIDAKKDPVLSW
- a CDS encoding NnrS family protein — encoded protein: MNNALFALGFRIFFASSAVFAVLTMTWWMGIFGFGIGAGKLNMAPLYWHGHEMVFGYSMAVVAGFLLTAVQNWTKQPMPHGRALFVIWLPWLLARLLFAFGTWIGLAMALDVLFGCLLVYAVGKPVFAVKQWRQMGILSKLVLMVIANLLFIAGTYRWLALGQHWGLYLGVFVILALLLTIGRRVTPFFIQNATGATLRNSALVDRLSLFSFFAFFVLEVFTPWHTLASWCALAAALANGYRLIGWHTPKLWRIPLLWSMYLSLWAVVAGFLMYFLRLWLPIAPSLAMHMLALGGIGIMTFSMIGRVSLGHTGRNIHAPPKRLVIGFYLLLLALLFRVIMPLFLPSQYLVWMIHAQALWIIAFILMVTAYARIWATPRPDGRPG
- a CDS encoding EamA/RhaT family transporter; translation: MQFLILAVLASVSVSILLKVARRQGFAISHAIAINYVVATVCCWLFLRPSFANSEVLVANWPIFATLGVLLPSVFIIMGKAVANVGIVKSDAAQRLSLFLPILAAFTLFGEPLTGIKLTGIVLAFIALCALVYGGKSGSGSGTNLLRSALLLFGVWTGYGVIDILFKQMAKTGAGFSAILFVSFVLAGICMFIYLAIKGQRWSARDLIAGIILGGLNFANILFYIRAHQAMKEDPSLVFAGMNLGVICLGTLVGAVLFRERVRAINAIGIALAIAAIVVLFYGQTLLSAFN
- a CDS encoding bifunctional GNAT family N-acetyltransferase/carbon-nitrogen hydrolase family protein — protein: MIEDLHLKIREIKHEDYPQIKSLMDRVYYDIGGAWPQHTIEQLVDEFPEGQIALFDHERLIGMVLSVQVDYKTFSNPHTYDDLVDQRERVRNNPEGDAIYGLDALIDPDYRGYRLGRRLYDARKELCRQHNFRAILTGGRMPNYHQESEMTPAEYIEAVSSREIYDPALSFQLANDFIVKRVLHKYLPEDDKSKGFATLLEWNNIYYEPQDYSTQTRKSSVRIGGIQWQMREVESPEELLQQVEFFVDVMADYNADFALLPEFFNAPLMGLCDSTDQNVAIRFLAGFTEQFRDAMSHMAVSYNVNVITGSMPLLEDDTLYNVSYLCRRDGTVEEQRKIHITPHERSAWVIEGGNSVRVFDTDAGRIGILICYDSEFPELARLMALEGMEILFIPFWTDTKNSYLRVRHCAQARAIENECYVMICGSVGNLPQVESLDIQYAQSSIFSPSDFPFPHDAIMAETTPNTEMIFFSDVDLDKLKHVRAEGSVRNLKDRRSDLFSVSWTGKKEASDRKYDEE